The genome window GGATGTTCATGTTAAAATATTTTCATGAATAAAATCGTAATACGCAAAGCGACGATCAAAGATGTGTCCGGCATTTTGACACTGGTCAATTTTTACGCGGCCAAAGATCTGATGCTGCCGCGCGGCGAGGACGCGGTCATTCAAAATCTGCGAGACTTTTTTGTCGCGGCGGAAACTTCTAACCGAAAAATCGTTGGCTGCGCCGCTCTGCATCTTTATACTGACCGGCTCTCGGAGATCAAGTCTCTGGCGGTGGCGGAAGAGCACACCCGGCGCGGTTTCGGCTCCAGGCTCATCAAACGCTGTCTGGCCGAAGCCAAAGCTCTGGGCGTGCCGAAAGTTTTTACGCTGACGTATGTGCCGGAGATTTTCCGCAAAAACAAATTTAAGCCGTCATTCAAGGAGCTGCTGCCGCAGAAAATCTGGGAGGAATGCCGCCTCTGCCCGCGCCGCAATAACTGCGCGGAGCAATGTTTGGTTTACACGGTTTAATTTACACTCCCTCTGATTGTGGTATAATTAGATGATATACCCTAGGGGGAGTTATGTCTGAAGTCAGCGCCTATAATAAAAATGTAAACAATGCCCTGACCCAGGGGCAGATCAACCGTTCTGGCGATGTGGCGCAGACCGGCGGCGTCAAGGGTTCGCAGCGTGTGCAGAAAGCGCTGGACAGCGCCGCGGTCGAGGATGCCAAGCAGCAACAGGCCGTAAAACCTTTTCCGACGATCGCCCGCCGCATGACGCCGCGTGATATTGTCAATCAACTGCTGCAGCTGGGTATTCGCCCCAGCCAGGAAAACCGTTCGCGCGCGACCAAGATGCTGATGTACGGGCTGGAGTTGAGCGCGGAAAATTTTGACACGCTGGAAACTTTGCTGGGTGGCCTGCCTAAGACCGCTTCGACCGAGCAGGCGGCGATTTTAATGATCACCAAAGGCTTGAATTCCCGGGCCGGCGCGCAGAGTCTGGCGGCTTTTTTAGAGCAAAATCCCGAGCTGGGCAAACAGCTGCTGGAACTGCTGGCGGCTTCCACGCAGGCGCGCGGCGCTCTGTCTGTAACTGGCGGTCTGCTCTCGCCGCAGTTATCCAATCAACTGGCCGCCATGCTGGCGTCGCTCGACGGATTTGTGAGCCTGCTGCCCAAAGATTTTAAGGACAAGCTCCAAAAAGGCTCCGGTTTTTTTAACAACGCGGAAGTCCTGACCAATATGCGCGCGGTGCGGGCGCTGATCAGCGGTGTGTCCAAACAGGCGGCGGACGCCATGCCGGAAAAAACTCCCGCGGCCAATAATCTGCTGTCCGCGCTGGGCAAGCTGGGCGCGGCGGCCAAAGATGTTTCGCAAAATTTGATCGTGCAGGCGATCCTGTCCAGACCTACCGGCCGCGAAGATCAGGCGCAGAGCGAAAAATTTGCGTATTGGCAGATCCCCAACAGCATGGGCACGCCGCCGCAGACCGTCGAGCTGCTGCTGGAAAAAGACAAAAAAGAAAAATACCGCCGTATCAATCCGCGCCGCACCAAGCTGGTTTTGAAAACGGAGTCCGAAGCGCTGGGTGAGATTTCCGCTGAGGTGGAAGTGGAAAACGACAATCTGGATTTCAAGTTCAACACCAACAGCGAAGAGATCCGCAAATTGATTAACGCCAATGTTGACGAACTGCGCAAAAAAATGGAAACTTTCAGCTATAAAACAAAAACTGTGCGCGTGGTCAAACGCAATCTCGACGTGAAAAAATTTTTGATCCCGACGCTGGATTTTAATAATCTGACGCGCGTGCAGACCGAGGTCTAGAGATGTCAAGCCGCCGTGAAATAGAAGAAAAAGAAGCGCACCACCGGCAAAAGATTAAAAAATCCACGCTGGAGCTGGAAAATAGTCCGGCCGGCGGGCGTTCAGCGATAGCGATCCGTTACGATGTTGAGCATGACGCGGCGCCGGTGATTTTGGCGTCCGGCCGCGGCGAATTTGCCGAAGATATTTTGAAAATCGCCGAGGATCATAAGATCCCTTTTTATGAGGACAAAGGCCTGGCCGATCTTCTGCTCAAGCTGGAAGTGAGCACGGAAGTGCCGCCGGAGCTGTATACTTTGATCGCCGAGGTGCTGGCTTTTATTTTCCGTCTGGATCAGATGGCCTCGAAGCGCGAAAGACTGTACAAGCGCGTGAAAGAAATGGATGACGAATAAATGCGCAAACTGAATAAATTGAATAAACCGCGCCGGATGTTAATGGCAATTTTGCTGGGGAGCTGTGTTTTAACCGCGGCCAACAAAACAACGACTGAGGCGCTGGACACTTACGAAAAACAATACGGCGCGCTGATGAACAATGTCGTCAATGTCAATACGCCGGGTTACCGTGCGGTTAAAATTATTACGCGCCAGGATAAAAATGGCAGTCTTGTTACGGAAGAGACCGCCTCTTTTTTCAAAAACGGCCAGATGGTTTTTAGCGGCGACCCTCTGCATGCGGCGATCGACGGCCCTGGATTTTTTTCGGTGCGCGCTCCGCAGGGCGATATGTTTACGCGCGACGGCCGGTTTATTGTGAACAGCGAAGGGGAGCTGGTTACGCTGTCCGGACGCTATCCGGTGCTGGCCGCGGGCGGCAATACTATTCAGCTGGACGTAAACGATTCCCTCGATTTGCAAATTTCGGAAACCGGTTTGATCATCCAGAACGGCGAGATGCGAGACCGGCTGGCGGTCGGCGAACTGGATACCTCCATCACCCTGCGCACGGTGAACGGCGCTTTTTTTGAAGCTCCGGACAGCGAAGCTGCTTTCATTAACCTGGAGGCGCCGCGCATCCGGCAGTATTATTTTGAGGGTTCCAATGTCGAGATGTCCGAGGAATTGGTGGCCATGCCGGATATTTCCAAAAAGTACGATGCCAACGCCAAAGTACTGCAGATCATGAAAAAGATCACCACCACCGGGCGGGAAATGGGCAGCGCGCAGTAATGCTGACCAAAAAAGAGCTGGAGCAGAGAGAAGCGCGGCTTTTGGCTGCCTGCGCGGCGCGGAGCGGCGAATCGCGCGGGCGGGTTCATGCCGAGCCGCCGCCGGAATACCGCACCGAATTTCAGCGCGACCGCGACCGCGTGATCCACTGCCGCGCTTTCCGTCGGCTCAAACACAAGACGCAGGTTTTTGTGACCACGCAGCCGGGTGACCATTACCGCACGCGCCTCACCCATTCACTGGAAGTGATGCAGATTTCCCGCGATCTGGCGCGCATGCTGGGCTTAAATGAGGATCTGGCGGAGACCATTGCGCTGGCGCACGATCTCGGCCACACGCCGTTTGGTCACACCGGCGAGCGCGCGCTTAATGAGCTGCTGAAGGATTTCGGCGGCTTTGAGCACAATCGCCAGAGCCGAAAGATCGTGGAGAGCATTGAAAAAAAATATCCGGCGTTTGACGGCTTGAATCTGTCTTACGAAGCGCTTGACGGCCTGATCAAGCACCGCAGTCCTTATGATGACAGCGGCGCGGCGCGTGAACTGGCGCCGTCGCTGGAGGCGCAGCTGGTCAATCTCGCTGATGAGGTTGCCTACAACAGCCATGACCTCGATGACGCGGTTGCTTCTGGACTGTTGGCGTTAAAAGATTTACAGCAGGTCAGCATCTGGGCGGAACTCAGCGCCGAGAACAAAAAAGAAAATCCGCAAATCTCAGACCGCCTGCTGGTCGATCTAAATATCCGCGCGCTGATCGGCGCGCTGCTCAATGACATTGCTTTCGAGACCGAACGGCGCTTGACGGCGCGTGGCGTAAAAACACTGCAGGATGTTTATCATGCCGGGACAGAATTAGTCGGGTTCGGTCCGGCGCTGGCGGAAAAAGTCGCCGAGCTGCGAAAATTTTTGTACGCCAGATTTTATCAGCATCCGGAAGTTCTGCGGCACAATCAAGAAGCGGAAAACGTGATAAAAAAATTATTCGCGCGGCTGACCAAACAGCCGGAAAAAGCACTGGCCGCTTCGACTTTCCGCCGCAGCGAGCCGGTAGAAATTTCTGTGGGGGATTTTATTGCCGGCATGACCGATCAATACGCGCTGCAATTGGCGAAAACAATATAGAACAAATAAGGGGCTTCACATTTTACGAATAATGGTGTAGCATTACCTCCCCGTTTTGTGAAAATGGATATTGAGTGGTTTTTAGGAGAGGCATGGCAGGCGACGCAATAGAAGTATCAGGCACGATTGTTGAATCTATGCCAAATGCGATGTTTCGTGTGAAATTGGAAACTGGTCAGGAGATCCTGGCGCATGTTTCCGGCAAGATACGGAAAAACTTTATCCGCATTTTGCTGGGCGACAAAGTGCGCGTGGAGCTTTCGCCGTATGATTTGACCAGAGGCCGTATAACATTTAGGGATAAGTGAGTAAATGAAAGTAAGAGCATCGGTAAAAAAAATCTGCAAAGACTGCAAGTTCATTAAACGCAAGGGCGTACTGCGCGTGATTTGCAAGACCGCCAAACATAAACAAAGGCAGGGGTAAGGAGAATCATGGTTCGTTTAGCCGGCGTGGATTTGAAAAACGAAAAAAGGATCGATGTGGCTTTGCGCTACATTTACGGCGTCGGCCCGAGTTTGAGCCGCCGGATACTGCAAAATACCGGCGTAAAGCCGGAAATCCGCGTCAAGGATCTGTCCGAGCCTGACGTGGTCAAGCTGCGCGACGCTTTGCGTGAATATACGGTCGAGGGCGATCTGCGCCGCAAAGTTACGCTCGATGTGAAGCGGCTGATCGAGATCGGCGCGTAC of Candidatus Margulisiibacteriota bacterium contains these proteins:
- a CDS encoding flagellar hook basal-body protein, with product MRKLNKLNKPRRMLMAILLGSCVLTAANKTTTEALDTYEKQYGALMNNVVNVNTPGYRAVKIITRQDKNGSLVTEETASFFKNGQMVFSGDPLHAAIDGPGFFSVRAPQGDMFTRDGRFIVNSEGELVTLSGRYPVLAAGGNTIQLDVNDSLDLQISETGLIIQNGEMRDRLAVGELDTSITLRTVNGAFFEAPDSEAAFINLEAPRIRQYYFEGSNVEMSEELVAMPDISKKYDANAKVLQIMKKITTTGREMGSAQ
- a CDS encoding EscU/YscU/HrcU family type III secretion system export apparatus switch protein translates to MSSRREIEEKEAHHRQKIKKSTLELENSPAGGRSAIAIRYDVEHDAAPVILASGRGEFAEDILKIAEDHKIPFYEDKGLADLLLKLEVSTEVPPELYTLIAEVLAFIFRLDQMASKRERLYKRVKEMDDE
- the rpmJ gene encoding 50S ribosomal protein L36, producing the protein MKVRASVKKICKDCKFIKRKGVLRVICKTAKHKQRQG
- the rpsM gene encoding 30S ribosomal protein S13, producing MVRLAGVDLKNEKRIDVALRYIYGVGPSLSRRILQNTGVKPEIRVKDLSEPDVVKLRDALREYTVEGDLRRKVTLDVKRLIEIGAYRGQRHRKGLPCHGQRSRTNARTNRKGPKRTVANKKIATK
- a CDS encoding N-acetyltransferase is translated as MNKIVIRKATIKDVSGILTLVNFYAAKDLMLPRGEDAVIQNLRDFFVAAETSNRKIVGCAALHLYTDRLSEIKSLAVAEEHTRRGFGSRLIKRCLAEAKALGVPKVFTLTYVPEIFRKNKFKPSFKELLPQKIWEECRLCPRRNNCAEQCLVYTV
- the infA gene encoding translation initiation factor IF-1 translates to MAGDAIEVSGTIVESMPNAMFRVKLETGQEILAHVSGKIRKNFIRILLGDKVRVELSPYDLTRGRITFRDK
- a CDS encoding deoxyguanosinetriphosphate triphosphohydrolase, which produces MLTKKELEQREARLLAACAARSGESRGRVHAEPPPEYRTEFQRDRDRVIHCRAFRRLKHKTQVFVTTQPGDHYRTRLTHSLEVMQISRDLARMLGLNEDLAETIALAHDLGHTPFGHTGERALNELLKDFGGFEHNRQSRKIVESIEKKYPAFDGLNLSYEALDGLIKHRSPYDDSGAARELAPSLEAQLVNLADEVAYNSHDLDDAVASGLLALKDLQQVSIWAELSAENKKENPQISDRLLVDLNIRALIGALLNDIAFETERRLTARGVKTLQDVYHAGTELVGFGPALAEKVAELRKFLYARFYQHPEVLRHNQEAENVIKKLFARLTKQPEKALAASTFRRSEPVEISVGDFIAGMTDQYALQLAKTI
- a CDS encoding flagellar hook-length control protein FliK is translated as MSEVSAYNKNVNNALTQGQINRSGDVAQTGGVKGSQRVQKALDSAAVEDAKQQQAVKPFPTIARRMTPRDIVNQLLQLGIRPSQENRSRATKMLMYGLELSAENFDTLETLLGGLPKTASTEQAAILMITKGLNSRAGAQSLAAFLEQNPELGKQLLELLAASTQARGALSVTGGLLSPQLSNQLAAMLASLDGFVSLLPKDFKDKLQKGSGFFNNAEVLTNMRAVRALISGVSKQAADAMPEKTPAANNLLSALGKLGAAAKDVSQNLIVQAILSRPTGREDQAQSEKFAYWQIPNSMGTPPQTVELLLEKDKKEKYRRINPRRTKLVLKTESEALGEISAEVEVENDNLDFKFNTNSEEIRKLINANVDELRKKMETFSYKTKTVRVVKRNLDVKKFLIPTLDFNNLTRVQTEV